Proteins from one Bufo gargarizans isolate SCDJY-AF-19 chromosome 8, ASM1485885v1, whole genome shotgun sequence genomic window:
- the LOC122945578 gene encoding serine protease 27-like: MINSECGYPKVSNRIVGGSDAVYGEWPWQCCHNDIVDVESTDPLTCTVLPWRTAEDYTAHLGVYQLLVKNPHELLSSVKEFIVHPQYTEVGSRGDIALVQLSSPVSYTHYIEPVCLPDAEVTFPCGLECWVTGWVDMSSGVSLKYPETLQKVMTPLIDYVTCDQMYHQWSPEAATTVIIHNYEICAGYKEGQKDSCQGDSGRPLVCKVRGVWYQAGIVSWGDSCALQYRPGVYSLVTVYQSWILEYVPELQGGGDVFSTTRTPGDPENMSCRHMQYVSPWKGESRGEEEEKPEEEKSRE; the protein is encoded by the exons ATGATCAACTCAGAATGTGGGTACCCAAAAGTTTCCAATCGGATTGTTGGGGGCTCGGATGCTGTGTATGGAGAGTGGCCCTGGCAA tgttgtcataATGACATTGTAGATGTGGAGTCTACAGATCCACTGACCTGTACCGTCCTTCCTTGGAGGACCGCTGAGGACTACACTGCCCACCTAGGGGTCTATCAGCTCTTAGTGAAGAATCCTCACGAGCTTCTGTCTTCAGTGAAAGAATTCATCGTCCACCCCCAGTACACGGAGGTGGGGAGCAGGGGGGACATTGCTCTGGTCCAGCTTTCCAGTCCTGTCTCCTATACCCATTACATTGAGCCAGTGTGTCTGCCCGATGCGGAGGTCACCTTCCCCTGTGGCCTGGAATGCTGGGTGACCGGCTGGGTAGATATGTCCTCTGGGG TGAGTCTCAAGTATCCCGAGACCCTCCAGAAGGTGATGACCCCACTAATTGATTACGTGACATGTGACCAGATGTACCATCAGTGGTCCCCAGAAGCTGCCACCACTGTAATCATTCACAATTATGAAATATGTGCAGGATACAAAGAGGGGCAGAAGGACTCGTGCCAG GGAGACTCTGGAAGACCTCTGGTCTGTAAAGTGCGGGGTGTCTGGTACCAGGCTGGAATTGTAAGTTGGGGTGATAGCTGTGCACTACAATACCGCCCTGGGGTGTACTCCCTGGTGACAGTCTACCAGTCATGGATCCTGGAATATGTACCTGAACTACAAGGTGGAGGAGATGTCTTCTCTACAACCAGGACCCCAG GAGATCCAGAAAACATGAGCTGCAGACATATGCAGTATGTCTCACCTTGGAAAGGAGAGAGCaggggagaagaagaagaaaagccAGAGGAGGAGAAGAGTAGAGAGTag